Proteins encoded by one window of Geobacter sp. DSM 9736:
- a CDS encoding DUF4350 domain-containing protein yields the protein MKPIIQISLLLTLALIVPVSATAAEAGAILIDEGHDQRFLMNRESPLDLSEFAARLRRVNSKVAALHHEITPEALAEATGLVLSGPFKQYSDKEIEAIVRFVEKGGKLAIMLHIAQPLTALLHRLDVDFSNGTLRETENAIKGNPQNFRVQRLSQDSFTRGIEGFSLHGAWALACTGDPCTVIAETGDRAWIDLDGSSTLSGGDAVQRFAVAVTGKRGKGEFLVFGDDALFQNKFLDAENALLADRLAAWLAD from the coding sequence ATGAAGCCAATCATTCAGATCTCTCTCTTACTGACTCTCGCCCTTATCGTACCGGTATCAGCGACCGCAGCAGAAGCCGGAGCAATCCTCATTGACGAGGGGCATGACCAGCGCTTCCTGATGAATCGAGAGTCCCCCCTCGATCTGTCGGAGTTCGCCGCGCGTCTCCGCCGGGTGAACTCGAAAGTGGCTGCCCTGCACCATGAGATAACCCCGGAAGCTCTTGCCGAGGCAACGGGCCTCGTGCTTTCGGGGCCTTTCAAGCAATATTCGGATAAGGAAATCGAAGCGATCGTCCGGTTTGTCGAGAAGGGGGGGAAACTCGCCATCATGCTTCACATCGCCCAGCCACTGACAGCACTTCTCCATCGCCTCGACGTGGATTTCTCAAACGGAACCCTGCGGGAGACGGAAAACGCAATCAAGGGGAATCCCCAGAATTTCAGGGTTCAGCGCCTTTCGCAGGATTCCTTTACCCGCGGCATCGAAGGTTTCAGTCTCCACGGTGCCTGGGCACTCGCCTGTACCGGCGACCCTTGCACCGTAATCGCCGAAACCGGAGATCGTGCATGGATTGACCTCGACGGCAGCAGCACACTTTCCGGGGGTGATGCGGTGCAGCGGTTCGCGGTCGCTGTGACGGGGAAGCGCGGAAAGGGGGAGTTCTTGGTATTTGGAGATGACGCACTTTTCCAGAACAAGTTTCTCGATGCTGAGAATGCACTGCTGGCCGACCGGCTCGCCGCATGGCTGGCAGATTGA
- the pstC gene encoding phosphate ABC transporter permease subunit PstC, producing the protein MASEVQRKWKIEPGFCGDCVFKGITALLALSIIAILCLMMYEMIRQSLPSLRAFGLSFLTGSDWDVVQEKFGALPYLYGSLVSSVLALALATPLSVGTALFITEIAPKRAGAAIAALVELLAAIPSVIYGLWGVLVMAPWLQRSVQPLLIEHLGFLPFFEGAPYGVSMLAAIFILMVMVVPIITSITKEVLLAVPQTQKEAAIALGATRWEMIRMAVLPYGKSGIVGAVILGLGRAVGETMAVTMVIGNSPQISLSLLSPAYTMPSVIANEFAEATSPLHSAALMEIGLILLTVTIVINGFARLLLWSVTRKEGGRR; encoded by the coding sequence TTGGCATCTGAAGTACAACGAAAATGGAAGATTGAACCCGGGTTCTGTGGTGACTGCGTCTTCAAGGGCATTACCGCGCTCCTGGCCCTAAGTATCATCGCAATCCTGTGCCTGATGATGTACGAGATGATCCGACAGAGCCTTCCCTCTCTGCGTGCCTTCGGACTGAGCTTTCTGACCGGAAGCGATTGGGACGTGGTCCAGGAGAAGTTCGGCGCGCTTCCTTATCTGTACGGTTCCCTTGTCTCGTCGGTGCTTGCGCTGGCTCTGGCTACTCCACTCAGCGTCGGCACAGCACTTTTCATCACGGAGATAGCCCCAAAACGGGCGGGTGCCGCGATTGCAGCACTCGTTGAGCTCCTTGCCGCGATTCCGAGTGTCATCTACGGCCTGTGGGGAGTTCTTGTCATGGCTCCGTGGCTGCAGCGCTCGGTACAGCCCCTGCTCATCGAGCACCTCGGGTTCCTCCCCTTCTTTGAGGGGGCACCTTACGGTGTGAGCATGCTTGCTGCCATCTTCATACTTATGGTCATGGTTGTGCCGATAATCACCTCCATTACCAAGGAGGTGCTATTGGCCGTGCCGCAGACCCAGAAGGAGGCTGCAATAGCCCTGGGAGCTACCAGGTGGGAAATGATCCGTATGGCGGTCCTCCCGTACGGGAAGTCGGGGATCGTCGGCGCCGTCATCCTCGGACTCGGACGTGCGGTGGGTGAAACCATGGCGGTCACCATGGTGATTGGAAACTCGCCACAGATCTCCCTGTCGCTTCTCTCTCCCGCCTACACGATGCCGAGCGTCATCGCCAACGAATTCGCGGAGGCTACTTCGCCCCTTCATTCAGCCGCGCTGATGGAAATCGGCCTCATCCTGCTGACGGTGACCATCGTCATCAACGGTTTCGCCCGCCTACTCCTATGGAGTGTGACCCGAAAGGAAGGAGGCCGCCGATGA
- the pstS gene encoding phosphate ABC transporter substrate-binding protein PstS codes for MLSNLRLSICLVLILPSFLIAPTAFAETLVNGAGATFPYPLYSKWFSEYAKIDPTVKFNYQSIGSGGGIKQITAQTVDFGASDKFLSDQELKAAPGKLLHIPTVMGAVVVTYNVPGIGKGLKLSSENVAEIFLGKLTKWNDPRIVRDNPGMQLPNQPIIVVRRSDGSGTTSIFTDYLSGVSPEWAQKVGKGASVKWPVGLGGKGNEGVAGQIKTTRYTIGYVEMAYAIENKLSYATIRNKAGAFIEPSIKTTSAAAAAAAKKMPADYRISLVNQPGKEAYPIVGFTWLLVYEKQKDPVKGKKLVEFLRWSMTKGQKMAAPLLYAPLPQNVTKMVEKTIKTIQ; via the coding sequence ATGCTGAGCAACCTGAGATTAAGCATCTGTTTGGTTCTTATCCTGCCGTCGTTTCTGATCGCGCCTACGGCCTTCGCCGAGACTCTGGTAAACGGAGCGGGGGCGACCTTCCCCTACCCGCTTTACTCCAAATGGTTCAGCGAGTACGCAAAGATCGACCCTACAGTCAAGTTCAATTACCAGTCCATCGGCAGCGGCGGTGGAATCAAGCAGATAACCGCTCAAACCGTCGACTTCGGAGCCTCAGACAAATTTCTTAGCGATCAGGAACTGAAGGCGGCGCCGGGAAAGCTGCTGCACATTCCTACGGTTATGGGGGCGGTGGTCGTCACCTATAATGTCCCAGGGATAGGCAAGGGGCTCAAGCTCTCGTCGGAGAATGTCGCCGAAATTTTCCTGGGTAAGCTCACCAAGTGGAACGACCCGAGAATCGTCAGGGACAACCCCGGCATGCAACTTCCCAATCAGCCGATCATCGTCGTTCGCCGCTCCGACGGAAGCGGAACCACCAGCATCTTCACCGATTATCTGTCAGGAGTGAGCCCTGAGTGGGCCCAAAAGGTCGGCAAGGGTGCTTCGGTAAAATGGCCGGTGGGACTCGGCGGCAAGGGAAATGAAGGAGTAGCCGGCCAGATAAAGACGACCCGCTACACCATTGGGTACGTCGAAATGGCCTACGCCATAGAGAACAAGCTCTCCTATGCTACCATCAGGAACAAGGCAGGGGCGTTCATCGAGCCCTCAATCAAAACGACGAGCGCTGCGGCAGCCGCCGCAGCAAAAAAGATGCCTGCAGACTACCGGATATCCCTCGTCAATCAGCCGGGAAAGGAAGCTTACCCGATCGTCGGCTTCACGTGGCTCCTCGTCTACGAGAAGCAGAAGGACCCGGTAAAGGGGAAAAAGCTGGTCGAATTTCTCAGGTGGAGCATGACCAAGGGGCAGAAGATGGCAGCCCCCCTCCTCTACGCCCCGCTACCCCAGAATGTGACGAAAATGGTAGAAAAGACGATCAAGACAATCCAGTAA